One Salvia miltiorrhiza cultivar Shanhuang (shh) chromosome 6, IMPLAD_Smil_shh, whole genome shotgun sequence genomic window, GAAATACATTTGATTAAAAACCAAAATGATataattcgtgtatttataggtAATTAAcctttcaattaattaattaatgaaaaaatcTGTGTGTAGGGTACATGACTAGCTCAAAGAGGACTACATAATAAAATTAGAGGAGCCGACACAGTTGAGCCTCTGCTGACTAGCATGAATCAAAACAATAGAGTCAAATAGGTAAGCTTTTCACTATCTAGTCGATCTTCACAGACGAGTAAATGAGCCTCGTGAAGCAGAAACACGCGTAGAAACCGATTGTACCAGTCAGCACAAAGAAAGCATACGAAGCGATCAGCATATACCCGAAATACAGAGCACCCGACACAGCGTTGGTGATGCTCAGCCTCGTGAAGAAGTAGAATGTTGCATAAAGAAAGAGGTAGAGTGCGGATGAACCTGCGGTAAGGTATGACCTCCACCACCACAGGTAGTCCTCGCTGCATAGCTGGAAATAGCAAAGCACCATTGTGATCTCAACGCATGTCACAACCAGGATGATCAGCACGAGGAACAGGAAACCGAAAATGTAATAGAACTGATGCAGCCAGATTGATGTCAGGATGAAGAACAGCTCGATGAATACTGCACCAAAGGGGAGTATGCCTCCGATTAAGATGGAGAATATAGGGCTCATGTACCAGGCCTGCTCGGGTATTTGCCTAGGGATTTTATTGGTTTTCACCGGATGCTCGATAGCAGGCCTCCTAAATCCTACATAACTACCTACAAAAACCAGTGGAACAGAAATTCCAAACCACAAGAGGACCAAAGCGAACATGGTGCCAAATGGCACAGCCCCTGAGGACTTCTCTCCCCAAATCAGTGCATTCAAAACGAAGAAGACAGCAAAGAGGATTGCGGGGAACATGAAAGCTGTTTGGAGAGTAATTTTCTTCCACTCTGTTCCTTTGAACATCTTGTAGAGACGAGCTGAGGCATATCCAGCAAACAAGCCCATGACAACCCAAAGCAGAAGCATTGCTGTCATCAGTCCTCCTCGGTTGGAAGGGGAGAGGAAACCAAGCGCAGCAAAGAACATCGTAACTAATATCATTCCAAAAAACTGAACACCGGTTCCAACACAGACACAAAGCAAGTCTGAGCTTGTTGGGGGCCTGAAAACATCCCCGTGAACCAATTTCCACCCAGTTTCTTCTTGAGCTTCTTCCTGGGTCTCCAACTGGTTGTACTGGGAAATATCACGGTACAGAGTCCGCAGCATAATCATGGCCACCATTCCCGAGAGAAACAGAACAATCATCAAAGAGTTCACAATTGAAAACCAATGAATTTGGTCATCAGGCATGTAGAGATAAGTATCCCATCTAGAAGCCCACTTGACTTCACTCTCCTATAAGGCAGGTGGTGGAGCAAGAGGAGTACGCCATGAGAATCAATTGGTACCTTAAACACTAAACATCAACCCTTAACAAGAAGGATTTACCTGAAAGTCCACATCATAAGTGAAGATAATTTCCATGTTCTCCTTTACCTCCTGAGGAGTTTGGGAGCTAGTTATAGTGTGTTTTGCATGAGGATCGCATGTTGTTAAACGCTTATTATTATTCCATTTACCCTCGTAGCCATGCTTTATactgaaaatataaaaagttcatgATCAGTTACAGGACAAAGAAGTGGCAAAAGCATATCCAGCACAGCACCAAGTTACCTGAATGGCCTTACTTCAAACCCAACAATTCTGGCAGCATCCATTTCTTCATCCTTATGGTACTTCACAGTAAATGACAAGTGATTGTAGACGAAGTACCTCTTCTCTGAGCTCTGTTAGCAAACAATTCACAGGAATGATAAGATAACAAGATTAACTCACTATTTAAAAGGAACTTCTCAACCAACAAGCAATCTGCTACTTACTCCAGTATATTGCCCTTTGAAACCAACATCAAAACCATGCTGATAAACCATGGAGTCTGTATCATTTCTTTTGTAAGGCACAACCAGAGGAAGATTATCCAAAATCCTGGTCATGAAATAATATAGAGCATTAGGCAGTTCATGGAGGATAATGATTTAGAATCCAATAAGGTCCTGAACACAACTTACATGTACACTCGGTATGCATCATCAATCttctttttgaattttttggCATCTTTGGCAGTCAGTACAGCACGGCAAACAGAGTTGCAAATCTGTGGCTCTCGCATTTTAAACTGTAGAAATGGATTTCAGAAAGAAAACAAGTCATACTTGATTTTATTCGTCAAATGTATGACCACACTGGAGAAATTCATGTTCTTAGAGACAAACAGATCAGAAAATCAAATAGGAAATCTTGAGGTGTCATATGGAGAGCTAAAAGGGCGAATTACCACATAAGGAGAGTTCTCAATACGATCTCCGCGAAGAACTTCTCCAAGATTTTCAGCACTTTCAACTATTTTCTCTGGTTTACAATAAGGTAGAGAGTAATAGGAATAAGGAAGCTGTGTTTTTATTGAAGTCAATTTGTTCACTTTCACCTTGAGAAGATCACCCTGCATCCAGGGAATACCAAAAAACAAGTCAACTCATTGCAAATCTATGGAAGGCGCGTATgcataaaaaaaagttaatatcATCAATTTATCTATTGAGTACAATCTGGGGAAGATCACATTTTTCACTATTAGTTACTAAATTATTGAACTCCCAACATACTGTCATGGAtgtcttctttttctttttcaaagatGGAATTAAGGGTATGACAAACAAGTTACATGATAAAAATGTAAATTAGCAATTTAAAGAAACATATAGTCTGCAGACCATGGATATCAAAACTTCTGACAAGAATTATATACTGCTCATTATATAATTTCCCAAGTTTTACTTCAATACTGCAAGTAAACATAGAATCTTAAATCACATGACATGACACAGTTACACCATTACATATATGTTTCGACCATTTCTGCAGTAAATGTTTTAGTCGTACATTCTTTTCCTATGCAGAGCACTTTCAATACCATAGCCTTACTTCTCCAAAACATCCACAAGTATTACAAATCTGAAGCTTAACACTGAAAGATGATTCACTCTTTTTTAATCAGCTTTTTCAAATAATATATATGGTTCCTAAGGGCTTACCAGTTTTGGACAATGATCAGAGGTATATAAAGGAAAGAGAATTCAGATATCAAAGAAAGCATATAGATTAGCTGGTTTTACCAACTATGACTAGGATAATTGGAAGTTCAGGGTTCAAGTCCTGCCCCATTCCCACTTACCATTTCTCAGGAGTTACATACAAATTTTAGATATGAAAGTTGATAAACTTGTGCTATGATATATTGGGCAGTCAAACATTGATCTTCTAGAGATCCATTTTCAGTTTTTCTGACAGTCTATTACATAAGAAACCACATGAGGCTGAAACGCCACCATATGAATAACTTGGAAAACAGTAGCTAAAAACTAAGATGGATTTTCCACATTGAATTGTGGAAACATGGAAAACTGTCTTGATCCTCCATGGTTTTCTAGAGAAGACTTACATTATAGATAATGATGTAAAGGAAAATTAACAGATCAGTTCATGGTATAGAAATTTTCAGAATTTTTGAAGTCGTTGTAGATTAAGAATCAATGTGATTTGTTGAACTTTAACCATTATAAATTCCACCCATATTTAGCTGAATGTATTTAAAAATGATTGTTCAATCTTTTTGTGGTTTGATTTAAAGTGGCTGACATGTCACAACATGATATATATgtttcttcggtcagaatacTAGATGAACAATATGAGAAAGATAGAACTGGTGAATTATAATGTTCAGATTTCTTATGGTTGAAGTGTAACAGATTCAAAGATCAATATTCATCTTACATAAAACTCAGACCCATAGACCGCACCTACCTTAATAGGAGCCAATTAACAACTAAAGAAATATCAATTTCGAGCATTCAGAAGTTAGCCATTGTGAAAGTATAAGAACCTAAGAGTCGTCACAGAATTAGCTTCTTAGGATATCGAAGTGTAAGAATCCCTAACTCAACCAAATCACAAATGAGAATTAATCAACATGTACTTCCCACTTACCAGTTATTTCGAACGCGATCCACACAAAATTGCAATGCTATACAAACGCAAACAGCTCTAGTAACAGCGTAGGCATATATGTAACGGTACCTTGAGGAAATCCATGGGAGCCACGCCGG contains:
- the LOC130988086 gene encoding transmembrane 9 superfamily member 9-like — protein: MEVIGRRSHAIQMCMYITLFLVATVAHSFYLPGVAPMDFLKGDLLKVKVNKLTSIKTQLPYSYYSLPYCKPEKIVESAENLGEVLRGDRIENSPYVFKMREPQICNSVCRAVLTAKDAKKFKKKIDDAYRVYMILDNLPLVVPYKRNDTDSMVYQHGFDVGFKGQYTGSSEKRYFVYNHLSFTVKYHKDEEMDAARIVGFEVRPFSIKHGYEGKWNNNKRLTTCDPHAKHTITSSQTPQEVKENMEIIFTYDVDFQESEVKWASRWDTYLYMPDDQIHWFSIVNSLMIVLFLSGMVAMIMLRTLYRDISQYNQLETQEEAQEETGWKLVHGDVFRPPTSSDLLCVCVGTGVQFFGMILVTMFFAALGFLSPSNRGGLMTAMLLLWVVMGLFAGYASARLYKMFKGTEWKKITLQTAFMFPAILFAVFFVLNALIWGEKSSGAVPFGTMFALVLLWFGISVPLVFVGSYVGFRRPAIEHPVKTNKIPRQIPEQAWYMSPIFSILIGGILPFGAVFIELFFILTSIWLHQFYYIFGFLFLVLIILVVTCVEITMVLCYFQLCSEDYLWWWRSYLTAGSSALYLFLYATFYFFTRLSITNAVSGALYFGYMLIASYAFFVLTGTIGFYACFCFTRLIYSSVKID